Genomic window (Gelria sp. Kuro-4):
TGCGCCAGGACATAGGCCCGTTCGCCGCTTACCTCCCCGGCAGCCAGGTAGGCATTGAGGTCGCGCGCGAGGTCGAAGAGCGTGGCCAGGGCCTGGGCGGTGTTGAAGTCGTCGTCCATGGCCGCCTCAAAGTCGCGGCGGTACCTGTCAAGCTTGGCGAGCAACGCCCGGGCGTCCGTGGAAAGCTGAGCCGGTACCGCGGGAGCGCCGGCGCCCAGCACCCGCGCCAGGTTCTCCTCCAGGTGGTGCAGGCGCTCCCAGCCGCGCTGGGCCGCCGGCATCTCCTCCAGGCTGAAGTCGATGGGGCTGCGGTAGTGGGTGGAGAGCATGTAGTAGCGCAGGGCGGCCCCGGGGAAGCGCTCGAGGACATCGCGCACCCGCACCACGTTCCCTACGGACTTGGCCATCTTCTCGCCACCCATGTTCACAAAGCCGTTGTGCACCCAGTAGCGGGCAAAGGTGCTCCCGGTGTAGGCCTCCGACTGGGCGATCTCGTTCTCGTGGTGCGGGAAGATCAGGTCGGAGCCGCCGCCGTGGAAGTCGAAACCGGCGCCCAGGTACTTCAGCGCCATCACCGAGCACTCGATGTGCCAGCCGGGCCGCCCGGGGCCCCAGGGGCTGTCCCAGGCCGGCTCCCCCTCTTTGGCCGCCTTCCAGAGGGCGAAATCCATGGGATGGTGCTTTTTCTCGTTGACCTCGACGCGCGCCCCGGCATTGAGTTCCTCCAGACTGCGGCCGGAAAGCTTGCCGTATTCCTGAAAGCTCTCCACGCTGTAATAAACGTCGCCGTCCAGCACGTAGGCATGCCCGGACTTGACCAGCCCCGCCACCACGCGGATGATGTCCGGGATATGATCGGTGACGCGCGGGTAGACATCGGCGCGCTGAATGCCCAGGGCATCCATGTCCGCGAAGTACGCCTTGATGTAGCGATCGGCCACCGCCAGGGCGCCGGTGCCCTCCTCCCGCGCTTTGTTAATGATTTTGTCGTCCACGTCGGTGAAGTTCTGGACGTAGCGCACGGAGTAGCCCTTGTAGGCGAAGTAACGGCGGAAAACGTCCCACACCAGGTAGGGGCGGGCGTTGCCGACATGGCAGAAGTTGTAAGGGGTGACGCCGCAGACGTAGATGCTCACCTTCCCGGGCTCCCGGGGCTGAAACTCTTCCTTGCGCCGCGTGAGGGTGTTGAAGACTTGTAGCGGCACGGCGGATTATCCTCCTTTCTTACGAGCGGCCGGCCAGGGCGGCGGCCAGGCGTTCCTTCACGCGCTCGCGGCCGAGAATCGCTATCACCTGATAAAGCTCGGGGCCGTGGGCCCGCCCGGTGAGGGCAATGCGCAACGGCATGTAAACCCGGCGGCCGGTTAGGCCCAGTTCCTTGGTGAGGCGCCTTAGGTCCGCCCGCACCGCCTCCGGCGTAAGCTCCGGCAGGGCATCCAGGTGCTCGCCGGCGGCGGCAAAAACACTCGGTACCTGCTCTTCCCTGAGGATCTGGCGGGTCTTGGAGTCCTCCGGCTTCACTTCCTTGCTGAAGAAAAAGTCGATGTGGTCGGTGATCTCGCTGACCTCCGTCAGGTACTCTTTTACTGCCCCCACCACTTTAAGCAGCCAGGCGCGCTCCTCGGGCCCCGGCTCCCCTGCCACGTAGCCGGCGGCCTTAAGGTGCGGCAGGGCCAACTCCAGGATGCGCTCGTCGGGGCTTGCTTTTATATAGTGGGCGTTGAGCCACTTGAGCTTTTCGGTGTTGAAAACGGCCGGGCTCTTCGAAACGCGCTCCAGGGAAAAGCGCTGCGTTAGCTCCTGGAGAGAAAAGATTTCCTCTTCCCCCTCCGGCGACCAGCCCAGGAGGGCCAGGAAGTTGACGATGGCTTCCGGGAGGTAGCCCCGCCGGCGGTACTCCTCCACCGCCACGTCCCCTTTGCGTTTGGACATTTTCGTGCGATCTTCGTCCAGAATGAGGGGGATGTGGGCGAACTGCGGCTCTTTCCAGCCCAGGGCCTGGTAAAGGAGCAGCTGGCGCGGCGTGTTGGAGAGGTGCTCCTCGCCGCGGATGACATGGGAGATACCCATGAGGTGGTCATCGATAACGGCGGCGAAGTTGTAGGTGGGTATGCCATCGGATTTGACAATGATGAAATCGCCGATCTCTTCGCTGGCAAACTCCACCTCGCCGTGTACCAGGTCGTCCACCACCAGTTTTTTGCCGCCGGGTACGCGGAAGCGCACCACCGGTTTGCGCCCTTCAGCCAGCAGGCGTTCCCTGTCTTCCGCCGTGAGGCTGCGGCAGCGTCCCTGGTAGCGGGGCGTCTCGCCGTGGGCCAGCATCTCGCGCCGCTGCTGGGCCAGCTCTTCTTCGCTACAGAAGCACTGGTAAGCCAGGCCGTCTTCCAGGAGTCGATTTGTAAAGCGCGTGTAGATGTCGAGGCGTTCGGTCTGCCGGTAGGGGCCGCGCGGGCCGCCCACATCCACGCCCTCATCCCAGGTAATGCCCAGCCACGCCAAATCGCGCATAATGGCCGCTTCACTTTCCCGGGAAGAACGCTCACGATCCGTGTCCTCGCTGCGCAGCACGAAGGTACCCCCGGTCCTTTTAGCAAACAGCCAATTGAAAAGCGCCGTCCGCGCGCCGCCGATGTGCAGCGGTCCGGTGGGGCTGGGGGCAAACCTGACACGCACTTTGTCCATCAGAAGCCGGCCTCCCTTGGTTCTAATCTCATTTATTATACCATGCCGCCCCTGCAAGTAACAGGGACGCATAACGAAAAATGGGAAAAGCAACCGACTCGGTTGCCTTTCCCCGCTGGTTACCGGCTAAGAATAGCCAGCTCTACGTCGGCTACGCCAGCTTGTTCCATCCCAATGGCCCGGGCCGCAGCGCGCGACAGGTCGATGCTGCGCCCGCGTATATAGGGGCCGCGGTCGTTGATGCGCACCACCACCGACCGGCCGGTGGCCGGGTTCGTCACCAGGACCAGCGTGCCGAAGGGCAGGGTCCGGTGGGCGGCGGTATAAATGTTCTGGTCAAAGATCTCTCCGTTGGCGGTGCGCCGGCCGTGAAAGCGCGGCCCGTACCAAGAGGCCCGGGCGGTGAGCGTGCGGCCGCGGCTCATGGCGCGGTAGGCCTCTTCCCGGCTGAGAGCCGGGGCACCCAGGCTGGTGCGCAGGTTGTTGGCCCAAGTCAAGGCCAGTTCCGGCGGCGAGAGCGAGTTGGCCCGGGCCGTATCGCGGTCGGCCGTAACCAGGAGCAGTTCTCCGGCGCGTACCACCGCCTCCTCCCCGGCCAGGTCGGGCACGATGCTCTTCGGGTCCATCCCCCGCCGGGCGGCGTGGGCGAGCCGGTCCAGCACTATGCGGGCGCGCTCCCAGGGCGTGTAACCGCCGGCAGCGCGGCGCATCCTGAGGACCACCCGGTGCCCCACCGCCACTTCCGGTATGGCGCCTGTTTCTCCGCCCAGCCGCAGCGAGAGTTGCCACCCGGCATCCCCCCGCTCACCAACCAGGGCCTGTGCCGCCGCATGCACCTCCTGGGCATGACCTTGGGAAACGTGCGGGCCGAGGATGATAACCAGCGTAGCCAGGACGCAGCCTGCCAGGAGCAGGTGCGCCTTTGTCTGCACTTTTTTTCCTCCTTGTAACAAAAGAATGCAGGACAGGTCGTCCTACATTCCCAGTATAACCACGCCGCCAACTTTTATACACGCCACCGTGTGCAGCCGCAACGCGTGCCCACATGCTTTCCTCCCACACTTCCTGTCTTGTTCTCACTCCTCCAGCAGGCATGCGGCCTGGGCGGCGATGCCTTCGCTGCGGCCGGTAAAGCCCAGGTGTTCGGTGGAGGTAGCCTTTACGGCTACGCGCTCCAAGGGAATTTTGAGGGCCTGGGCGATATTGGCGCGCATTTTTTCCACATAAGGCGCAAGCTTGGGCTCCTGGGCGATTACGGTGCTGTCGATGTTGACGATGCTGAAGCCGCGCCGGGCCAGGATTTCCCCGGTTTCGGCCAGGAGGATTAAGCTAGAGACGCCCGCCCAGGCCGGGTCGGTGTCGGGAAAGTGATAGCCGATATCCCGCTCGGCCGCCGCGCCCAGGAGCGCGTCGGCGATGGCATGGAGCAGCACGTCGGCATCCGAGTGGCCCTCGAGGCCGCACGGGTGCGGGATTTCCACCCCGCCCAAAACCAGGCGGCGGCCGGGCTTAAAGGCGTGCACGTCAAAGCCGGTGCCGATACGCATGGTCGCCCTTCCTTTCTTTTTTAAGCCTCCCGGCCGGGGCTTTCTTTGCCGCGGACCTTCTCCTGGAGCGCGGAAGCCCCCAAGCTCTCATCCCGCTCCGCCTTCGCCCGGGCCAGCAGGCACTCGGCCAGGAGCAGGTCGGTGGACGTGGTGATCTTGATGTTGCCGTCGCTCGCGGGCACGAGCTCTACGGGGTGACCCAGCCGCTCCACCAACACGGCGTCGTCGGTGCCGATAAAGCCTTCGGCGTGCGCCTGCCGGTGCGCCTTAAGAATTAAGCCGTAGGCGAAGGTCTGCGGCGTCTGCATGGCCCAGAGCAGCCGGCGCTCCAGCGTTTTCTCGACCAAAAGGCTTGGTCCCGCCACTTTAATGGTGTCTTTCACCGGTACGGCGGCCGCCGCCGCTCCGGTGCGCTGCGCCGCCGCCAGGGTGCGCTCGATAAGCTCGAGGGTTAAGAAGGGGCGCGCGGCGTCGTGGATAAGAACGTAGTCGGTAGCGGCCGGGAGCGCCTCCAGACCCAGGCGCACCGAATCCTGCCTTTCCCGCCCGCCCGGCACGATGCCGCGCACTTTGGCGATGCCGTGAGCACGAATAAGGCGCGCCACCTGCTCCTCGTCCCCGGGTGCCACCACGAGGTAGGTGCCGGCCACCGCCGGGTGCGCGGCGAAAACCTCCAGGCAGCGCAAAAAAAGAGGCCGTCCGCCGAGAAGGAGGAACTGTTTTTTCGTCTCTGCGCCCATGCGCCGCCCGGAGCCGGCGGCGGGCACTACAGCATAAACCTTGGTCATTCTTCCGCCCTCGCCCACTTCCGTCTCTTGGCCTTCTTTCGCCGCCGCCGGGCGAAAATCCTCCTTTGTCCCACCTGGAGCACGACCCGGTGCGGCAAACGCCACCGGCGTGAGAGCGGAACCCCGCGGTTGCCATGGGGACAGGTATCGCGCCCAACGTCGGACCGGCCCCCGCCCCCCTGCCGCAAGCAGACTGCGGGAGAACGCTCCACCGACGCCCATCAACAGGCGCAGACCTGTCCCCTCACCGGCGACGAAAACCTGCACGGCAAACGCCGCCCACGAAAGAGCGGAACCCCGCGGTTGCCATGGGGACAGGTATCGCGCCCAACGTCGGACCGGCCCCCGCCCTCTGCTACAAGCAGGCTGCGGGAGAACGCTGCACCGACGCCCATCAACAGGCGCAGACCTGTCCCTTCACCTCTATACTACCTTTTCCATGGCCTTGGGCTTGGCGAAGATCATCCGCCCGGCGGCCGTCTGCAGGACGCTCGTCACCAAAACGCCGATGGTCTCGCCGATATGCCGGCGCCCGCCATCCACCACAATCATGGTGCCGTCGTCCAGGTAGGCCACGCCTTGGCCGGCTTCCTTGCCGTCCTTGATCACATGGACCAGCATCTCTTCTCCAGGGAGTACCACCGGTTTCACGGCGTTGGCCAGCTCGTTGATGTTAAGAACCGGCACACCCTGGAGCTCCGCTACTTTGTTGAGGTTGTAGTCGTTGGTAAGGACCTTGCCCTTCAGGTCTTTGGCCAGGCGCAAAAGCTTGGAGTCCACCTCCGCCACATCCTCATAGTCGCGGTCGGAAATCACCACCTTAACGCCCAGTTCCTTCTGGATGCGGTTAAGGATATCGAGGCCGCGGCGTCCCCGGTTGCGCTTCAAGAGGTCCGAGGAATCAGCGATGTGCCTGAGCTCTTCCAGCACAAAATTGGGGATCACCAGGGTACCCTCTAGAAAACCGCTCTTGACAATGTCGGCAATGCGACCGTCGATAATGACGCTGGTGTCGAGCACCTTAGGCGCCGCCGCCGGCTCGCTGGAGCGGGCGGCCTTTTCCTTCTCTTTGTCCTTGTCCTTGGTCAAACGGGGAAAGTTGGCAACGAAAGACCAGAGGTCCTCCTTCTTCTTCACTGCCAGGCTCATACCCATGTAGCCGAGAATAACGTTGGCCAGGACGGGGATAAAGGGTCCCACCACCGGCAGGCGTCCAAAGGGCAGGGTGAGCAGGTTGGCGATAAGCAGCCCCACCACCAGCCCGACCGCGCCGGTGATAACATCCGTTGCCGGCATTTTTTGCAGCCGACCCTCGGACCATTCCACGAAATTAAGAGTACGCCTTATAATGGGCGGGGCGATGAGATAAAAGATAATACCGCCTGTAAGTCCCCCAAATACCAGGAGGCCAGCATGAACGACTGCGCTCGGTGTTAAGTGCAACACTTCCGTAAGAAGCGGGATGCCGATGAGCATGAGTTCGTAGCCGCCGAGCGCCCCCAGGAGGGCGATAAATACGCGCACCAAACCTTTAATCACCTCAGTTCCACCCCCTTCCACCTTTCCAGTATAACCCGCCGTCAGGTTTTTGGCAATCCAGCACCGGATCAAACCTCCCTATCATACCTGTTCTCCTCTGCTATTATAAACATTTACCACCCTGTTTAACCTTTACCGGAACAAAAAGAAAGAAAAAACGCCAGTTTCGCTGACGTTCTCTCAGTTTGCAGCCAGGCCGTCCACCAGCGACTGCGCCTCGTCTTCCTCCATGTTCTGGGCCAGCACCAGCTCACTTATAAGAATCTGGCGGGCGCTGTCGAGCATTTTCTTTTCGCCGCTCGAAAGCCCCTTTTCACGGTCGCGCAGGATCAGGTTGCGCACCACCTCCGCAACCTCGAAAGCGTTGCCGCTCTTTATTTTCTCCAGGTTGGCCCGGTAACGCCGGTTCCAGTTACCTGACATCTTGCTCTTATGCTCCCGCAGGATCTCCAGCACCCGCAGCACATCCTCGTGGGACATAACCTGGCGAAGACCAACCTCGGCGCTGCTGTCGGTAGGAATCATCACCTTCATGTCGCCGATGGGCATCCGCATCACGTAGTACCGGCGCTTTTCGCCCAGAAACTCCCGCTCCTCGATAGCCTCGATGACACCCGCCCCGTGCATCGGGTAAACCACTTTGTCGCCTACTTTGAACATCGGCTGCGCCTCCTAGCCTACTATACACCTCTATGGTACCATAGGAAGCGGAAGCGTGTCAAGAAGTAAATGATTATATCACAAGCACCTTCTCCTGTCAACATAAAATCCGAGGGGCAGGCTGTCGGCAAGAAAACGCGCGTTGACACGGGACAAGGCCGACGGGTATAATGGGACCAGGGGAAGGGGTGAGGCCTCGGAATGAAGGATCTCATCTGCGACGAATTTCAGGAAGCGGTAGGGAAGTACCTCTTGCGCCACCGCTCTATCCTGGACGTCTTAAGTAAGATCCAGGAAGCAGGGGCGCGCACCAACCGCGCAGTGGTAAAAAGCGTAACAGCGTGCGGCTGCCTGGAGATCCAGGCGCAGCGCCAGCGCGTGCCCGCGGACACCGGTTTGGAGGAGGCGCTTCGTTTTCTCTCCACCCACCTGCAGGGCCGGCTCTGCGCGGAGTGCCGGGAGCAGGTGGAAGAAGAAATCGGGAACCTGCTCTTTTACCTGGCGGCGCTCTGCAATCTCCTCGATATTAATCTTTATGACGTGCTGCTCAAGGAGCAGGAACGGCTACTGGCCCTGGGCCCATTCCACCTCAGCTGACACATACTTCGCAAAGGGGCGCGGAAATCCGCGCCCCTTTTTTGCACCCGGGGTCAGGCCTCGTGGACGTGCCGTTGCCGCCAGACCTCACGGCGGACGGGAGCTCGGTAAGGACTAAGCGACCCGTCGCCAAACCGCTACACCCGTGCGAGCCACTTCTCGTATTCAGGCACCTCACCGTGAACCACGGCAAAGAAGCGTTTCTGCAGGGCCTCAACGATGGGGCCGCGCCGGCCCGCGCCGATGGTGTGGCCATCGATCTCCCGCACCGGGGTGATTTCGGCCGCCGTACCGCAGAACCAGACCTCGTCCGCCAGGTAAAGCTCGTCGCGGGCCGCCCGTGCCTCCACCACCTCATAACCGAGCCCGCGCGCCAGCTCCATAATCGAAGCGCGGGTGATTCCTTTGAGTACGGTGGGTAGCGGCGTGGTGTAGATAACGCCGTCTTTGGCCCAAAAGATGTTCTCGCCGCTCCCTTCGGCCACGTACCCATCGGTATCCAGGAAAATGGCTTCATCGTAGCCGCTTTGGAGGGCGTCCATCTTGGCCAGGATGGAGTTGACGTAGGCGCCGTTGACCTTACCCTTGGCCGGAAACGAGGAGATGTAGTTACGGGCCCAGGAGGTTACTTTGGCGCGGATACCTTTGGCCAGGGCCTCCTCGCCCAGGTAGGCGCCCCAGGGCCACACGGCGACAAAGACGTTCACCGGGCACTTCGCCGGGTTCACCCCCATCTCGCCCAGGCCGCGGTATACCACCGGGCGGATGTAGCAGCTTTTCAAGTTGTTGGCGCGGATGGTTTCTTTAATGGCTTCACTGATCTCCTCGTGGGTGTATGGAACTTCCATGTAAAGGAGTTTGGCCGAGGCAAAGAGCCGGTCCACGTGTTCCTTGAGCCGGAAAACCGCCGGGCCGCCGGCCGTTTCGTAGGCCCGGATCCCTTCGAAAACTCCGCTGCCGTAATGCAGGGCATGGGTGAGAACGTGTACCTTCGCATCCTCCCAGTCGACGAGCCGCCCGTCCATCCAGATTTTATCCGTCTTGATGCCCACGGTTCACCCTTCCTCTCTTAAGAAAATCCCTAGGCCGACGCCTAGGTAGAGATATAGATTTCTTATTCTGCACAAAAAGAAGAATTCCTGCCGCAGTTTTCATTTAACCTGCCAGGGCGTCAACGGCACCGTCCCTCACCCCTGTAAGGCGTACACTGAGAAGGTTCGGTACACAAACAATGGTCTGGGCGGGCGTTGAAATCCATCCCGTCTCGGAACAGATACCCCTGGGACAAATGCTCCTGGGCATGGGCCGCATCCGCACCCGTCCCGGGGCCACCTCAACTACGGCTTCGCCCCGGACAAGCGGCACTTTGTAAAGGCCGGGGCGGGCCAGGGAAACGCGCAGCACTTCCTTTCCCGCCCGTACCACCACCGCCTCCGCCGGGGCCGCCGCCCCACCGTTCGCCCGGATGACAAACCACATGCTTACGGCCGCCAAGACCATGCCGGCAAGGAGCACCTTATCGGCCCGCGTTGTCCCTTGAAGCACAATCCCCCTCCTCCCCAGCCGAAAAGCCGACAGAAAAAGAACGCCCGGGAGCAGCCCGGGCGTGCGCGCTTAGTCCTCCGGCTCGTACCCTGCCTCGCGGATGGCGCCGCGGATGGCTTCCCGGTCCGGTCCCGTGGCAGAGTGCGCTACGGTAACCAGCCCGGTGGCAAGGTCGACATTCACGTCTTTTACCCCAGGCAGGTTGCCCACGCTCTTTTTTATGGCCATGACGCAGTGCTGGCAGCTCATGCCCGCAGCCCTCACCTGCGTGGTAACCACACCGTCTCCAGCTCCCGCAGCAGCCGTGTGTCCTTCGCGTTTACTTGAGCAGCAACCCATGTGCTCCATCTCCTTTACTTATCGGCCGGTTTCACCGGCGGCTTCTTTTGGGGCGGTTTGCAGCAGTCGGGCGCCTCGCCGCCGAACTGCTTCTCGCTGGCCGCAGCCAGCCGTTTGAGGAATTTATCCCACCAGCCAGCCATGCGGAAAAACCTCCTTCCGCCGCCCGCTTTAGTTTACCCCGCAGGTGCAGGCAACTATTACTCTTTCGTCTGTACCTGTACCCGGGTAGGGTACCTTTGCCCTTATTATAGCCGCTCTGCCGGCACCTGTCAACCCTCCAGCGACGGCCCCACCAAAATAGTCCGCGCGATTTTTTCGTCCAGCGCCAGGACCGTCTCCCCAACCTGCACAACAAGGCTGGGGGAGCGCTGGAGCAGGGTGAGCGGCGCGCCCGGCAGCACGCCCAGGGCCATGAGCTTGTTGAGGTCACGCGGCGCCGCCGGTGCCAGCCCCAGCACCGCCGCCTTTTCCGCCGGCGCCAGGTCGGCCACGGTACGCGCCCCGCCGGCACGCGCCGCCCGCCGGCCGCCGCCCCAGCCCCGGCGCCACCTACTTCGCCTGCCGAACATCCCCCGTTCCCTCCTTTCGCAGCCGGCGCGGGGAAACGGCCAGCTCAAAGCCGCAGTTCGGGCACTTGATGCGCCGGCACAGGCGCTTTAAGGGGCAACCGGCGCAGGCCGCGCGCCCCTCCTCAGGCGCAAAGCTGAAGCCGCAAAAGCTGCACTTTACCTGTGTCATCAGCCCAGCACCCCCGTAAAGCCGAGCACCAGATTGAGCACGTACCCGGCGACAAAGGCAAAGGGGAAGATGAAGGCGGCCATCCCCAGGGCGGTGGTCCAGCCCCTTTCTTTGACCATGACCGAGAACTGGGCAATGCAGGGGACGAACAACGTGAGGGTGGCCGCCGCTACAGTGAGCTGCCGCGCCGAGAGGGCACCGCTGGCGGCCAGGTCGTAGAGTCCCGCCGCGCCGTAATCCCGGCGGAAGAAACCGAAGAGGAAGGCCTCGCCCGTCGCCCGCGGCAGGCCCAGGTAACCAACGGCCGTTCCCAGCGCGTCGAGGACGGCATCAAAAAGACCTGTAACCTTTCCCAACCAAATGAGGACGCTCGCCAGGACAAAAAGGGGCACAATCTCCAGGAAGTACCACTGCATGCGCGTGTAGGTCTTGGTGAGCACGTTCCCCGGCTGAGGCAGCCTGAGCGGCGGCACCTCCATGTAAAAGCTGGGACCGTCGCCGGGAAGAAGCTGTGCCGTCAGGTACCCCACCAAAAGAAAGACCAGCAGCAGGAAACCCAGCCAAACAAGCAGCGCCCGCGGGTAGGCAGAAAGGAGCGAGAGGATCACCCCGAGCTGCGCCGAGCAGGGAATGGCCAGGGCCAAAAGCAGCGTGGCGATAACGCGCTCGCGCCGCGTCTCCAGGGTACGGCTCACCAGGGTGGCCATGGTATCACAACCGAAGCCCAGGGTAAGCGGGATCACCGCCCGTCCGGAAAGGCCGATGCCCTTAAAGAGCCGGTCCACCAAAAGCGCCAGGCGCGGCAGGTAACCGCTGTCTTCAATAATGGAAAACACCAGGAAAAAGCTGCCCACAATGGGCAGGACAATGGCGACGGCGTAGCGCAGCCCCAGCGTGATGATGCCGTAATCATGGGCGATGAGGTCTTGAAGGAGCGGCCAGGGAATAAGCCGGTCCACGGCGGCGTTTACCCAGGGGTTGACGTAGGCGGAAAAAATGCTCCCCTCCAGGTAGTCCACCACGGTGCCGGCCCCGAAAACGCCGACAAACTGGTAAAGGCCGAAGTAGAGCACCAGGAGGAGAACCGGAATGCCCACCAGGGGCCGCATGGTAAGGTCGCCCAGGATTTCGCCCCAGGTCCGGCGGCGCCTCTCTTCCCGGCTGATTACGGCCCGCGCCAGCGTACGGGCCGCCTCCTGCCGCTTCACCGCCAAAATGTAGCTCACGGGCTCGTTGAACTCCCTTTTTACCTCACTCACCACGGCGCGGATGGCGTTCCAGCGCGCCGGCCCTTCCTGGCGGCGCACCAGCTCGCCTATTTCCTCGTCTTCTTCGAGAAGCAGCAGGGCGATGGCCCGGGGTGCCAGCCGGTAGTGCCCCCGCAGCAGGGCGACCAGGCGCTCGGCGCCCTTTTCGATGCTTTCCGGGTACAACGGTCTAAGCAGCGCGGGCGGCAATTTCCCTCACCTTCTCTCTGAGGAGGTCGATACCTTCGTTTAAGGCTGCCGCCACCGGCACCACAGGTATGCCCAGCCCGGCCGCCAGGCGGGTGCAGTCGATGTGGATCCCGCGCCGCCGCGCTTCGTCCATGATGTTGAGCACCAGGATGAGCGGCTGCCCCGCCTCGATGAGCTGAAAGGTGAGCGGCAGCATGCGCTCGAGGTTGCGCGCATCCACCACGTGGAGCACGGCGCTCGGGCTCTCGGTGATGAGGAGGCGCCGCGCCACCCGCTCCTCTTCGGTAATCGGCAGGAGCGAGTACATGCCGGGGGTGTCGATAACCTCCAGCTCTTCCCCGCCAAACCGCCCTTTACCCCGCGAAACCTCCACGGTGGTTCCGGGGTAGTTGGACACAGTGACGTAGATACCCGTCAGGCGGTTGAAGAGTACGCTCTTGCCCACGTTCGGGTTACCCACCAAGGCCACCTTTTTCAGTTCACCTGCTTCCGGCCGGCCCCGGTCCTTTTCTGGGCGACCAAAAGGCTTCCACCAAGGCCTCTTGTTCTGGCAGCAGTCCACGGTCTACGCCTCCTCCAGCTTCTTCGGCTAATGTCTATGTGACAGGGGTGAACCTGATGCCAGTTTGATAACGATTCTCATTCTATCTGCCTATATTATACCCAGAGCACCGGAAGCAGGCAAGAGAAAAAAACAGCCATGCCGCCCCCTCTGGGCGGCATGGCTGCAACAAGCTTCGCTTCAGTGCAAAACACGCACTATCGTAGGTAAAAAACGGCGGCTTTGACCCAGGGCCTGGTTCTTAAGGCGAAGCAGGCCGTAGGTTCCGGCCAGAAAGGCAAGCCCCAAGATGATACTTCCCAGCTGGGCACTCACCAGGCCGAGGCGGGGTGCCAGCCAGTCGCCGAGGAAGGCGCCCACA
Coding sequences:
- a CDS encoding LDCC motif putative metal-binding protein, producing MAGWWDKFLKRLAAASEKQFGGEAPDCCKPPQKKPPVKPADK
- a CDS encoding FeoA family protein, which codes for MFGRRSRWRRGWGGGRRAARAGGARTVADLAPAEKAAVLGLAPAAPRDLNKLMALGVLPGAPLTLLQRSPSLVVQVGETVLALDEKIARTILVGPSLEG
- a CDS encoding nucleoside recognition domain-containing protein, which produces MPPALLRPLYPESIEKGAERLVALLRGHYRLAPRAIALLLLEEDEEIGELVRRQEGPARWNAIRAVVSEVKREFNEPVSYILAVKRQEAARTLARAVISREERRRRTWGEILGDLTMRPLVGIPVLLLVLYFGLYQFVGVFGAGTVVDYLEGSIFSAYVNPWVNAAVDRLIPWPLLQDLIAHDYGIITLGLRYAVAIVLPIVGSFFLVFSIIEDSGYLPRLALLVDRLFKGIGLSGRAVIPLTLGFGCDTMATLVSRTLETRRERVIATLLLALAIPCSAQLGVILSLLSAYPRALLVWLGFLLLVFLLVGYLTAQLLPGDGPSFYMEVPPLRLPQPGNVLTKTYTRMQWYFLEIVPLFVLASVLIWLGKVTGLFDAVLDALGTAVGYLGLPRATGEAFLFGFFRRDYGAAGLYDLAASGALSARQLTVAAATLTLFVPCIAQFSVMVKERGWTTALGMAAFIFPFAFVAGYVLNLVLGFTGVLG
- a CDS encoding FeoB small GTPase domain-containing protein — encoded protein: MDCCQNKRPWWKPFGRPEKDRGRPEAGELKKVALVGNPNVGKSVLFNRLTGIYVTVSNYPGTTVEVSRGKGRFGGEELEVIDTPGMYSLLPITEEERVARRLLITESPSAVLHVVDARNLERMLPLTFQLIEAGQPLILVLNIMDEARRRGIHIDCTRLAAGLGIPVVPVAAALNEGIDLLREKVREIAARAA